The genome window AACTAAAATAACGTTGGTGGCGGCAGGTCCTAATGCATGAATTTTGGAGTAAGAGTTGTGATCGAGGCAGTATCTACATGTCTGGAAGTTGGCAGGGAACTCGGGAAGTTCCCAGTCACCAAATAAAAGGTGGATTTGAGGGGGATGTCCGTGAGTTCTGTGGAACAGCCACAGCTGGGaagggtgcagctgcagcagagcagcgtTGCTGGGACGTGTACTGTGCCGACCACGGATGTTCTGAGACTTGCCTAATTGTCCTGGAATACTCCACTGCTCCAAAATCCCCTGATGTCACTAATTACTGCATTCCATGATGTATTTTGAGGTGgcatccccccagccctgtgtgtCCCCGTGTTTGACGTGCCTCCATCTCAGTTGGACCCAACCTCTCACACTGCAGCTTCCAGACAAGTCTGGATCTTCCAATCCTCACACACCCGGGTTGTTCATCCCTGTATTTTTGCCGTGGCTCCGTGGAACGCGCTGAGGCAGCTTCAAGGCAGGTACGAGGGGCCAAACTGCCTCCCAGCGGGGTGGTGCGTGAGGGAGCGGGGGTATGGCCGAGTgaggtggctgggctgggcactgctggccCCGATGGTGGCTGAGGTGATGTCCTAGGAGGGGCAGTTTGCCGGGGCTGCCgtcccgcccgcccgcccggggcTGAGCCCCGCGCTCGGCAACGCCACCGGCACTTTTGTCTGGCCTCGTGCGGCTCAGCCAATCACCGCCCCCCCCGGGGACCGCCCGCCAATCACCAACACAAGGCGCCGCCCGCCAGGCTCGGCCAATCAGCGCAGAGCAGACGTATCGCTTCACCAATCGGCTCTCACGGATGAGGCAAGGCGCCTCGGGATAGACGGGGAGGCGGGCCCAAAGGTAGAGTGGCAGAGCGTCGTCCAATAGGAGCGCGGGATCGGGTTTGAACCGCCCAATCGGGGagcggctgcggggcgggccTTAAGAAGGTTATAAAAGGagcggccggggcgggcggcggttGCAGTTGTCACCGGTGGCAGCAGCGCCGGGGAGCGGGTGGGTGGGTCAGCGTCGCCGGGACCGCCGCTCCCGCTGGCCTCTCCACGGAGCCTTTTCCCCTTCACCCGTCTTCTCCGTCCCTGTCGCCAtgaccaccaccaccaccttctcGGGCATGGACCCcagtggcaggagcagctccaggtccGGCGGGGCTCGGGGGCCGGTGGGGCCGTCAGGCGAGGCCGTCGCTCCCCCCTGCCTCGCCtcggggcccggcgggggctgcgcggggcggcCCTGGCGGGAGCGGCGGAGCCCGGAGCGCGGCGGGGGGGCCGCAGGCGCCGGCCGGGTCGGGGCTCGGCGTGTGCCGTTCGTTTTTTACCGTTTCCCGAGCGGgccggcgggaggcggcggccgcgcccagccgggggcagcggggggctgcgggctcggctgagctgctgggggggctgcgggccgTGCCCGTGCCCTGCCGCAGCTGCCCGGGGGAGGGGGAGAGCGAGCCGCGGGGGTGGGAGCTGCCGGGGTGTGCCGGTGCGTCCCTGCCTCTTCGGAACAAAGAAGGGAGGCGACTCGTGGCGCGGCCGCGCAGCCACCTCTCGGGGCGGGGGGCGACGGCAGCCGCGGCGCCCCCGCTCCCCTCCGCCCCCTGCCCGATCCCTTTCCCGGCGGCCGCTGGGCCcgcccgcggccccggcccgcccgaGCAGCTCTGCCGCGTTCTGGGTGGGGCCGAGCGGGCTCCATTGTCTGCGCTCCCCGCTCTCCCCACCTGCCCGGAGCGGCGGGAGCCCGCGGGTGGGTCCCGCACCGCCCTGCTCGTCTGACCGGCCCGCACCTCCCCCGCCcggtcctggagctgctgctttgcccgCTGCCTGGCAAGGGAGCGTGTTCGGGGCGAGGGGAGCCCCTTCCCCGGGCTGCGGCGGGTCGGGGGATCCTCCCGGGGGCCgaggggtggtggggagggggggaggccGCAGCGTGTCTCGAAACAAAGAAAACTTGGCAGGTAGACGTGAGGAGATGCACAGCACTTGGTCGGGCATCCACGTTTCTGCAGGAGTAGCAGCTGGTTTGGAGAGGATCGTGGCgtgggttttggggtgtttttttttttcgagCCATCATGTCTCTTTGCTGGAAGGTTTTGGCCTGACAAAGCAGATGcttcctgtttgcttttccGAGTAcgttttaaaacaaagcaaaagaaacgCAACCCCTTGACAGGAGTGGTTTCTGGAGGGAGCTTGGGGTGTGTTTTCAGTATGCATCATGGGATGAGGTGCAATTTAAAGAGCATTTCATGGCTTGAAGTATTAAATGTAGCTTTGGTGAAGCATGTTGCAACATCTCTGGGCTGTGAGAGGTTTTAAACAAAATCTGTCAACCTCTGGCTGAGGTTGGCAAGAGGGGCTACTCCTTTTTAGCAGTTTGAgtgatgcctttttttctttcaattgcCTCTTCTGTTAATTTCATTAAGACTGTCAGTGGAAACTGTTATGCTGTTAAGAGAGTTCTGGTTTCACTGCTCTGGTAAAATAAAGGTGATGTAAGATGGGTACAGACCCTCCTGTGAACAGACTGTTCTTCAAATCAGTAAGTGCAACAGATGCAactaagaaaataaacctgTACCAGGACATTTCCTTTGAGGGGGTGGGAACATAATGGAGTGTGAGTCAAGACCATTGGGCCATATCTCTTAATTCAGAAAGAAGGctaagtaataaaaatgttattggATTATTAAAACATGTCATACAATCTACTGGGATCCTCCCATTAGCAGCTGGAACTTAAGAGAAGAATTTTTATAAGGAAAACTAGTTGGCTAGTGAAGTAGAACTATCCCTGCCAAACACCTTTGTgaattttccttcctgttgcATTGAGTTCTGTCAGCAGGAGAAGTGTTTCTGTGTTGCATCTGGAATGCAGTTGGCACAAAGTCTCTAAAGATCTGAATGCTATTGCCAGTGGTGATGACATGTAAAAACAGACTTGTTCTTTGTGTGGAATTCCCAGGTTTGGTGCACTGACAATCTGTGTACTGTTTTCTGTTGCAAAGGTCTAACTTTATTAACTTGTTTGTAAAGAAGAGGAAGCATGCACCATTCCTTGCTTGTTCTGGCCTTCATTTGAAGGCATGGATGTCTTAAAAGCCATGTTGGTGTACTTCCACCTCCCTGGGGGTTGTGACAGTTCTTAGACAGCCgtatacatttttattctctgGGCTTCTGTCTGGCTTCTCCAGCTAACACATCAGCCTTGGAAAAGACGTcatgcttcagaaaataaatctgaatgaATTTACATTTCaccatttattttgctgtggtTGTTAATTTTGGTTGAAAAGCATACAGCTGATGGAGTACTGGGAAGGCTTCTTTTGTGTCTGTCTAATAGGAAATTGGTAATCATAGAATGActtgggttggaagaggccttaaagatcacccagttccagccccctgcatgggcagggacacctcccaccagcccaggctgctccaagccccatccaacctgcccttcaacactgccagggatggggcagccacagcttccctgggcaacctgggccagggtctcaccaccctcacactaaagaatttcttcctaatgtctcacctaaatctcccctcctccagttttgatccattaccccttttaatttcatttagattttaatttaacttAGGTTATATATCTGAAGCTTTGTATACGTGCCTCTCCTAATAATAATCTAACTTAAAACTGTTTAATTGCACCTTTTAAATCTAGTCCAGTAAACATGCTGCAGACTTTAAGGTTTTTCCAAGGAACCAAATCTAAACAAAGGCTGCAGCCCCCAATCATCAGTGATGCAACCAATACTTTGCCTCACATGCCAAGCTTTTAGCTGCCAGTTTGAAGATTAATGTCCACCTTCACAGGGTTCTCTTAAAAAAGCTGGCATTTGACATGcccagagactttttttttcagttgtcacACATTGAAGACTGGTGGTAGCAGCAGCTCTTGTTGACACCATGTCAAGGGCACAAGCAGGGTGCaggagtattttatttttgtaagtgtTGCTAAAGAGTAGTGGAGATCCAGTGCCTGGACTGAATGCTGGCAGGCAGCTTTTACAGTTCCAGTGATGTGCTGAAGACATGGCAGTGTCAGTGCATGCTCCAGTCATCTGGTGTGGTTTCTGTCTGGGCAGGATTTATCCTGTGTGACACTGCCCCTTACAAAAGCCAACAAAGATCTCTTggctttttactttttgttttctatgttGGAGTGTAGCTGAGTAATGATGCACCTGAGGTTGAAAACCTGACTCTCTCTCCAGGGTGCTGCGTCCTCCTGGTGGTGGGTCCAACTTTTCCTTGGGTTTTGATGAACCAAAAGAACAACCTGTGCGGAGGAACAAAATGGCATCCAGCATCTTTGGAACTCCTGAAGAAAACCCACCTTCCTGGGCTAAACCATCAGGTAAGAACATAGTGCTTTGTTTCCAGAACTATCGATGTGTATAAATTCATCATTTTTATCAgtttgcagctgctggtggctcagTGTGGAAACCAAAATTTGCTTCCTACTTGGTAGTTTAGGGCTATAAATTATAgtggttttttatttctcatttttaattacttccaacgtgttttgttgggttttttttaatatttaggtttggtttttttttaaatgcaagtctTGGATGTAGATGTCACAAGCAAATAGCTGAGAGAATTGCACTTTGAATGTGATTTCTCCAAGTTAATCAAGTCAGAGTAAGATAAACTTATGTCTTAGTATTTGAAGTAGCACTTACTGGTCTTGATTAATCAGAGGAAGCTCAGCTTTGTGTTCTGCTTCCAGCTGGGATTAAGCTGCCATTTCTGCAGAGCACTTCCAGTATGGGTGGCCTCAGCACCCTAGTTGCCATGTGTTTAAATGTCACCCTGCACTGCATGAGATACTAATTTGTGAGACATAATCTAAAGGACCAGGACATCTTAGAATGGTAAAgctttaatgtaaaaaaacccacccaaccaAAAATAGCCCCCAAAAGCCTGACTGACTTACGATCTGCTTTCCCAGTAAGTTTATCCTGCAATCTGATGAGAATCAATCTCTGCTTGTAGGGACTAAGCCAGGTGAAATCAGAGAAGACTCTGAATCATCTGGTCCACAAAGAAGAAACTCAACTGATGCAAGCTGTGGAAACTTTGTAGATCCCAAGGTCAGTACATTAACTATGGAGAGCTTGATAATGGGGCAATTCATGCTCTGTGTGTGATTCATTATCATCAATGTTCACACAGTTGGAAACATTGTAGGATTTGAATCTGTTCTTTTCCTGAAGGTTCTTGTACATGTGATAGTCTTACAGTATGGTGATGAAGGGCTGGATTTTTCTAAAAGAGCCACTTTCTGGAGCTCTTAACTCTTCTTACTGATGAGACAGTAATGAAGTGGTGTGAAATCTTAGCTTCAGCCATGCATGTCATTGTGTGTTTTAACAGATTTTGCAAGCAATAGTTACCTACAACAAACTGACGAAGGACTTGGTTTGCCATCCCAACAAATACTTCAGTAGCCTGAACAcgtgttttatttctgttactgtCTAATAAATCCATCAGGTGTGTCACTTGATGTAACCTATATACTGGGGAGCAATATATGGAGCAGGGTTTGTAGTGTTAATGTGGGGTTTGCTTGATGTATGATTATGTTTAATGGGAAAAACAGGATTAAGAGTAAAATTCCTCTGAACTTAGAAATATAGGAACCTAGGGTAGACTGCACTTGCATAAACAAAttatagaggggaaaaaaaaccacccttgTTCTTTAAAACTCTCCAGCTTTtaagttttctgaaaagaacTGGGTAGGTGAATAGCTGATCTCAAGTATTGTGGCAGATACCTTTTGCCTCGTGGGTTATAAACTGcaactgttatttttataattgGCACTGATCATCACTTTAACTCCTTTTTGTTGTTAACAGGCACTTTGAGCCATTAAATTGTTCTTTGTTGCAGAAAATGTCTTGTTCCAATGTATCAAATATAACTGAGATTAAATTTATAGCTGCtaccacagaaaagaaaactaaactgTTTAGTCTAATTCTATTTTCTACTTAATTATGTTAAATACTGTGGGTTCTCAGCTTTGCAAACAAATTCTTCCACTGCAGAATACTTTAATTTTAGGCAGTAATTACAGCTGcaaacagcaggagctggaactAATgttctgcagccctgcctgagaCTCAAGGTGATACATTTGCCCGA of Apus apus isolate bApuApu2 chromosome 17, bApuApu2.pri.cur, whole genome shotgun sequence contains these proteins:
- the JPT1 gene encoding jupiter microtubule associated homolog 1 isoform X1, which translates into the protein MTTTTTFSGMDPSGRSSSRVLRPPGGGSNFSLGFDEPKEQPVRRNKMASSIFGTPEENPPSWAKPSGTKPGEIREDSESSGPQRRNSTDASCGNFVDPKGRDGAGETSENTEADVEAAPGQNEEKSLPAAPVPSPVAPAPSRRNPPGGKSSLVLG
- the JPT1 gene encoding jupiter microtubule associated homolog 1 isoform X2 — translated: MTTTTTFSGMDPSGRSSSRVLRPPGGGSNFSLGFDEPKEQPVRRNKMASSIFGTPEENPPSWAKPSGTKPGEIREDSESSGPQRRNSTDASCGNFVDPKILQAIVTYNKLTKDLVCHPNKYFSSLNTCFISVTV